A part of Aquibium oceanicum genomic DNA contains:
- a CDS encoding Lrp/AsnC family transcriptional regulator: MTNIDMIDRRIVQELSRNGRMTTAQLSGAAGLSPTPTARRVRRLEDEGVIGGYAALIDEAALGFGVSVFVSVKLDKQVDDALDAFETAIGQFREVVDCWLMTGNRDYLMRVATKDLHEFERFLVGRLTKVRGVASIESSIPLRRVKSGLARTE, encoded by the coding sequence ATGACCAACATCGATATGATCGATAGGCGGATCGTCCAGGAACTGAGCCGAAACGGGAGGATGACAACGGCTCAGTTGAGCGGAGCTGCCGGACTGAGCCCGACACCCACCGCCAGGCGGGTCAGGCGGCTCGAGGATGAAGGCGTCATCGGGGGGTACGCCGCGCTCATCGACGAAGCCGCGCTCGGTTTCGGGGTTTCCGTGTTCGTTTCGGTGAAGCTGGACAAACAGGTGGATGATGCGCTGGACGCGTTCGAGACGGCGATCGGACAATTCCGGGAGGTCGTCGATTGCTGGCTGATGACCGGCAATCGCGACTACCTGATGAGAGTTGCCACCAAGGACCTGCACGAGTTCGAGAGGTTCCTCGTAGGCCGACTGACGAAGGTACGCGGCGTGGCCTCGATCGAGTCATCGATACCGCTGCGGCGCGTAAAGTCGGGGCTCGCCCGCACGGAATGA
- a CDS encoding helix-turn-helix domain-containing protein, which yields MSILWTREGEISDSGQVRAVERAFRILQAINTRDGAKAAEIAASTGIPRPTVYRLLETMEQLNFIVQDRLSNKWRVALHAKSLSSGFREADWVCQIVIPEMVRFGKRILWPVDLMVLQNDRMEIRESTYYLSPYALDRGMVGTRLPLIDTASGRAYLAFSSDIECRNMIAGLEVLYGAKMPLMTRDGPLDAVLAQCRELGVGFRKQGFRVDTMSISAPIFQNGSVVACITIIWLSSALKFDNAIELYRDDLLSMTTRLSEEIARLRMDEALFS from the coding sequence ATGTCCATTCTGTGGACAAGGGAGGGTGAGATTTCAGACTCAGGGCAAGTGCGCGCGGTCGAACGCGCCTTTCGGATTCTTCAAGCCATCAACACGCGAGATGGGGCGAAGGCCGCCGAAATCGCTGCGTCGACCGGCATTCCGCGTCCGACGGTCTACCGCCTGCTCGAAACCATGGAGCAGCTCAATTTCATCGTTCAGGATCGGCTGTCGAACAAGTGGCGTGTCGCTCTTCACGCCAAGTCGCTGAGTTCCGGATTTCGCGAAGCTGACTGGGTCTGTCAGATCGTGATCCCCGAAATGGTGCGGTTCGGGAAGCGGATACTTTGGCCCGTAGATCTCATGGTCCTGCAAAACGACCGGATGGAGATCCGTGAATCGACCTACTATCTGAGCCCGTACGCGCTGGACCGGGGCATGGTCGGGACGCGATTGCCCCTCATCGACACGGCGAGTGGACGCGCCTACCTAGCGTTTTCGTCGGATATAGAGTGCCGGAACATGATCGCCGGGCTGGAAGTCCTCTACGGTGCAAAGATGCCGCTGATGACCCGTGATGGCCCGCTCGATGCGGTCTTGGCCCAGTGCAGGGAGCTCGGCGTCGGTTTCCGAAAGCAGGGTTTTCGAGTCGATACGATGAGCATTTCGGCGCCGATTTTCCAGAATGGTTCTGTCGTGGCGTGCATCACAATCATATGGCTCAGCAGCGCCCTGAAGTTCGACAATGCGATTGAACTCTATCGTGATGATCTGCTTTCGATGACAACGCGTTTGTCGGAGGAGATTGCCCGGCTGCGCATGGACGAGGCATTGTTTTCCTGA
- a CDS encoding FAD-dependent monooxygenase: MERKKVDVAVIGAGPVGLTAAHLLRKLGISSIVFERNPSTSFHPRGHVVNARTMEIFRQIGVEAGIGDVSLPIRQHAGIGFMTSLAGEEIGVIWTRQGGKPTPQELSSSPSLKRSCPQDEVEPVLREALERDSPADTLRFGHEITQISQQDDAVRLRWTATDNREGEVKARFVIAADGARSFVREALGIGMSGGSMGQQIGVYFKADLSHWLRERPYLLWWIYNARTTGVFISLDGRTRWTYNFAYGQEESRSDFTPERCQDIIRAAVGADDVEIDIQSIMPWRMQARVADRFEVGNVFLAGDACHPLPPTGGQGMNTGVADVHNLVWKIAQVLSGSAPRELLSTYEPERRPVGTFNVEQSKRNAEKMARSGLAGMLANDENVSSKIEGPEGGAVRERLALEIPKQREHFDYPGQNLGVAYESAIIVGDGTPPVPLTIETYTPSARPGSRAPHVWLMQGDRTMSSLDLFDYSGFTLLAGQDGRPWTDAFAAVSTRMGLRGAAYQIGAPGHPTPQDVDWLELYGLSASGAVLVRPDGHVAWRSRAAVSDPVAALEEALRVALGFTIQPATAAPGASGGTD; the protein is encoded by the coding sequence GTGGAGCGCAAGAAGGTGGACGTTGCGGTGATCGGGGCCGGCCCCGTCGGACTTACTGCCGCACATCTGCTCAGGAAACTGGGAATCTCAAGTATAGTTTTCGAGCGCAATCCCTCGACGTCGTTTCACCCACGCGGGCATGTCGTGAATGCGCGCACGATGGAGATCTTCCGGCAGATCGGCGTCGAGGCCGGGATTGGCGATGTCTCGCTTCCTATCCGCCAGCATGCCGGGATCGGGTTCATGACCAGCCTCGCCGGCGAAGAAATCGGGGTCATCTGGACGCGCCAAGGCGGGAAACCGACGCCGCAGGAACTGAGCTCGAGCCCATCCTTGAAGAGATCGTGTCCACAGGACGAAGTCGAACCCGTCCTGCGCGAGGCGCTGGAGCGGGATTCCCCGGCCGATACTCTGCGCTTCGGACATGAGATCACGCAGATCAGTCAGCAGGACGACGCGGTGCGACTTCGCTGGACCGCGACGGACAACCGCGAAGGCGAGGTGAAGGCCAGGTTCGTAATCGCAGCCGACGGGGCGCGCAGCTTCGTCAGGGAAGCCCTAGGCATCGGAATGTCCGGAGGCTCGATGGGTCAGCAGATTGGCGTCTACTTCAAGGCCGACCTCTCGCACTGGCTGCGAGAGCGGCCATACCTGCTCTGGTGGATCTACAATGCTAGGACGACCGGCGTGTTCATATCCCTCGATGGGCGCACGCGGTGGACATACAATTTCGCCTATGGACAGGAGGAATCACGTTCGGACTTCACCCCTGAGCGGTGCCAGGACATCATCCGCGCGGCCGTGGGCGCGGATGACGTCGAGATCGATATCCAGAGCATCATGCCGTGGCGGATGCAGGCCCGTGTGGCCGATCGGTTCGAGGTCGGCAATGTCTTCCTGGCGGGCGACGCCTGCCACCCGTTGCCGCCGACGGGCGGCCAGGGAATGAACACGGGAGTGGCGGACGTTCACAACCTGGTCTGGAAGATCGCCCAAGTCTTGTCCGGATCCGCGCCGCGTGAACTTCTCTCCACCTACGAGCCCGAACGGCGGCCGGTCGGCACCTTCAATGTCGAGCAGAGCAAGCGCAACGCCGAGAAGATGGCTCGTTCGGGGCTCGCGGGGATGCTCGCCAACGACGAGAACGTCTCGAGCAAGATCGAAGGTCCCGAAGGCGGGGCCGTTCGGGAGCGACTTGCCCTGGAGATACCCAAGCAGCGCGAGCACTTCGACTATCCCGGTCAGAATCTGGGCGTGGCTTACGAAAGCGCGATCATCGTCGGCGACGGGACGCCGCCTGTACCCCTGACCATCGAGACATACACGCCGTCCGCCCGTCCGGGCAGCCGCGCGCCGCATGTCTGGCTGATGCAAGGCGACCGGACAATGTCCTCACTCGATCTCTTCGACTATTCCGGTTTCACCTTGCTCGCCGGCCAGGATGGAAGGCCTTGGACGGATGCGTTCGCAGCCGTCAGCACGCGAATGGGGCTTCGCGGGGCGGCCTACCAGATCGGCGCGCCGGGACATCCCACGCCGCAGGACGTGGACTGGCTCGAGCTATATGGACTGTCGGCGAGCGGCGCCGTACTGGTTCGCCCGGATGGCCATGTCGCCTGGAGGTCTCGGGCGGCCGTGTCAGACCCGGTCGCCGCACTCGAAGAAGCCTTGCGCGTGGCGCTCGGTTTCACGATCCAGCCCGCCACGGCGGCTCCTGGCGCGTCCGGAGGAACCGACTGA